The sequence below is a genomic window from Streptosporangium lutulentum.
GAGGTGGACGCCGAGGATGCGCTCGAACAGGGGGACGCCCAGCAGGTCCGCGACGAGGAAGTCGCAGTGGTCGCCGATCACCCGGTAGTTGACCTCGATGATCCGCGGCCCGGCCGGGGTCATCGCATACTCGGTGTGGCAGGCCCCGAACCCCACCCCCAGCGCGTCCAGCGCCCGCAGCACGTGGTCGCTCCCGGCGGGGGGCTCCCAGTCGAGCCGCTCCTCCACGAAGTACGGCGGTGGCCCGAGCCTGGTCCGGAAGCCGCCGAGGACCTGAACCCCCTCGCCGTCGCCGAGCGTCTCCAGCGTGTGCAGGGGACCGTCGAGGTATTCCTCCACGACCAGCGCCTCGCCGGGGCGCCGGTCCCGGATCGCCCGTACGGCCGCCACGAACTCGCCCGCGTCGCGCACCAGCACGACGTCCTCGCTGGCCACGCCCTCGCGCGGCTTCACCACCGCAGGGAAGGGCAGGTCCGGCGGCGGAGGGTCGCCGGGCGCCAGCCGTACGGCGCGCACGACCTCGACCCCGGCCGCCGCCAGCCGCCGCCGGGTGAGCGCCTTGTTCTTGGCGGCGACGCAGGCCCGCCAGTCCTTGCCGGGCAGGCCGAAGTACTCGGCGGCCAGGGCGGTCTCGGCCTGGATGTGGTCGGAGTTGGAGAAGATCGCGTCCGGTGCGTGGTGGTGCGCGATGACGTCGATCACCGCGCGGGCGTCACGCACGTCGCAGCCGAGCACCTCGATCCCGGGGTGCCGGTGGTGCTCCGGCCGGTCGGTGAGGATCGTGACGTCACAGCCCAGCGCGCGTGCCGCCGGGAGGAATCCGTCCGTGACCGAGTCGGTCGGTTTGAGCGCTGTGAGGTACAGCCGCAATGCAGGGACCCCCGATATCAGGTAAGGCTAACCTAACTCTGCGTATCCTAGTCGTAGGAGATCATCGGGTGTGGGTGATTGCGCATCCACGGTACATGTCTGATCGCCGGCGAAGATGAGAGTCTTCTCATCCCCGTCTCACCGTGATCTCCCGGAACGACGCCTAGCGTGGACGCCATGAGCCGTAGGACATCCGTCGCCGCCATTCTGAGCGTGATGATCGCCGCAGTGGTGGCGATGGTCGGGGTGGTGTGGGTGGTCCGGGGAAGTTCCTCCCCCCTCGGGCCCGCCGTCATCGTCAACGGTGATCGGCGTGGAAGCGCGACCGAGAGCACCGCGCCGTCTCCTTCCACGTCCCCGGGGTCGTCCAGCGGTCCAAGCCGGTCGAGCGGCCCGAAGCAATCGGGCGATCCGAAGCAGTCGAGCGGCCCGAAGCGGTCGAGCGATCCGACCCCGCTTCCCACGGCGAGCAGGAAAGAGCGGGCGGAGCCGGTGAAGCCTCCCCCGCCACCGCGAGGCGGAGGCGACGATGACGATGACGGTGGCGATGACGACGACGACATCGGCGATGACGGCGATGACTGATCGGTGAGCGCCCGGGCACGGATCGTGGGCTGGATGCTCGCCGTCGTCGGCCTGGCCCTGTCCGTCTCGGTCTTCGCCGCCTGGACCGTCCTGCTGGCCAGGCTGGACAGCAGGGTGGACGCGGAACTGGCCAACGAGATGGAGAAACTCCGCTGGTACGCGAGGACGTCGTCGGCGGACCCCGAGACGTTGCTCAAGGAGTACCTGGCGGTCAACGCACCCGATCGGCACGAGACCTTCTTCATGATCGTGGACGGCGCGGTCCCGTGGCGCACCTACGCCGAACCGCCGGCCGCGCTGGACACCAACCAGGCGCTGGTGGCACGGATGGCCGCCGCGACCACGCCCGAGCGGGACTGGGCCGACAGCGCGGCCGGGCAGGTCCGCTGGGCGGTCATCCCGGTGATCGCCGGAGGCAAGGTCGAGGCGTCCTTCGTGGCCGTGGTCTTCTACGACATCGAACGCCGCGAGGTCGTCGAGGCGGTGCGTGTGCTGGCCCTCACCGGTCTGATCGCGCTGGCCCTGGCCGGAGGCGCCGGGTGGTTCGTGGCCGGGCGGGTCCTAGCCCCGGTCCGGCTGGTCCGCCAGACCGCGGAGAACATCAGCGATTCCAGCGACCTGAGCCGCCGCCTCACCGTCTCCGGCGACGACGACGTGTCGGCCCTGGCCGCCACGTTCAACCACATGCTCGACCGGCTGGAACGGGCCTTCGCGGTGCAACGCGAATTCCTCGACGACGCCGGGCACGAACTGCGCACCCCCATCACGGTCATCCGCGGCCACCTGGAGCTGATGGGCGACGACCCCCGGGACCGGTCCGAGACGCTCGCCCTGGTCGCCGACGAGCTCGAACGGATGAAGCGGATCGTGGACGACCTGCTGGTCCTCGCCAGGTCCGAGCAGCCGGGCTTCCTCACCCCCGACGAGGTCGAGCTCGCCGACCTCGCGATGAGCGTCGTGGCCAAGGCCCGCGCCCTCGGAGAGCGCCGATGGCGGGTGGACGAGGTGGCCGCGGAACGCGTCACGGCCGATCGGCAGCGCCTCACCCAGGCGCTCATGCAACTCGTGGCCAACGCCGTACGGCACACCCGGCCCGGAGACCTCATCGCGGTCGGCTCCGCCGTACGGGAGGGGTCCGTCGAGCTGTGGGTGCGTGACAGCGGTCCGGGCGTGCCGCTCCAGGATCGCGAGCGGATCTTCGTCCGCTCCGTCCGGGGGGCCGGCCGCACCGGAGCGCACGACGGCGCCGGGATCGGTCTGGCCATCGTGCGGTCCATCGCCAAGGCCCACGGCGGCACCGTACGGGTCGGCGAGGCCGACGGCGGCGGAGCCCGCTTCGTAATCACCTTTCCCTTTGAAGAGGCGTTGTGAGCCGTGTCCTGTTCTCTCATGAGGAGGCGCCGTGAGTTCTTCCGCGAGGGGCGTCGTGAGCCGCGTCCTGTCCTTCCACGAGGAGGCGCCGTGAGCCGCATCCCGTCTCCCGGGAGGAAGGCGTCGTGAACCGTATCCTGATCGCCGAGGACGAGGCCCGGATCGCCTCCTTCCTGGAGAAGGGGCTGCGCGGCAACGGGTTCACCACCACGGTCGTCGGGGACGGCGTGACGGCCTACGACCACGCCCGCACCGGCCGGTTCGATCTGCTGATCCTGGACATCGGCCTGCCTCTGAGCGACGGCTTCACCGTCCTGCGGCGGCTCCGGGAGGAACTGGTGACGATTCCCGTCATCATCCTGACCGCCCGCGACAGCATCGCCGACACCGTCGCGGGCCTGGAGGGCGGGGCCGACGACTACCTCGCCAAGCCCTTCGCCTTCGAGGAACTGCTGGCCCGGGTACGGCTGCGGCTGCGTCCCGAGAGGGTTCCCGAGGCCACCGTCCTGCGGGTCGGCGACCTGGGCCTGGACCTGCGGACCCGGCGTGCGAACGTGGGCGACCGGTCCATCGATCTGTCCACCCGGGAGTTCGCGCTCGCGGAGGTGTTCTGCCGGCATCCCGACCAGGTTCTGACCCGCGAACAGCTGCTCAGCCACGTATGGGGGTTCGACTTCGACCCGGGCTCGAACGTGGTGGACGTCTATGTCCGCTACCTGCGCCGCAAACTGGGGACCGAGCGGATCGAGACCGTACGCGGCTCCGGATACCGGCTGCGGCCAGGTTAGAGCTCTGTCATTTCTCGCTCATGATGGGCTCACCGCCCGCCTGAAAACTGGAGTCATCCGCGGAAAGGCCGCGGAACGTTCTCCAGGAGGGCCACATGGGCCTGCTACTACGGCGGATCCTGCTCGCCATCGCGGTCACCATCGGACTCGGCGCCACCGGCGTGCTCGCCGGGATGTCGACCGCCCACGCCTCCTCGCTGCCCGGGGCGGCCGCCTACGTCGCCGACGATGACGACGACGGCAAGGGAGGTGACGACGACGATCGTCCTCGGGGTGGGGTGGACGCCGGTCAGGGGGGTCTGGCCCGTGACGACGATGACGATGATGACGACCGTCCGCAGGGTGGGGTGGACACCGGTCAGGGGGGTCTGGCCCGTGACGACGATGACGATGATCGTCCGCAGGGCGGGGTGGACACCGGGTTCGGCGGAACGGCGAAGGACGACGTTCCGCTCTGGGCGCCGGCGGGACTGATCGGGTTCGCGGCCCTGGCCGGCGGGAGTTTCTGGTTCAGCCGCCGACTCACCTCCGGGAGCTGACCGTGCGCCTTCCCGCCCTCGGAATCGCCTTCTGCGCCCTCACCGTCGTCACCGCCGTGACCGCGTGCTCCACCGAGGTCGCCGCGCACAGCGCCCCGGTGTCCGCCCAGGTCGTACGGCCTCCGGCCAAAGGCGACGTCGCCGATCCCGTACGGCTCCGCGTCCCCGCGATCGGAGTCTCCACCCGGGTGATCGCGTTGAGGCTCGACGCGAGGAACCGGCTGATCGCCCCCACCCACTTCGACCGGGTGGGCTGGAACAAGGCGGGTCCCGAGCCCGGCGAGGCCGGAGCCTCTGTCATCGCCGGGCACGTCGACTCCACGTCGGGACCCGCGGTCTTCCACCGGCTCGGGAACCTGCGCCCCGGACACCGGATCCACGTCGACAGGGCCGACGGGAGCGTGGTGACGTTCACCGTCCGCCGCCTGGCCCGTTTCCCCAAGGACCGCGTCCCGGGTAAGGAGGTGTACGGCTCGACCGGGGGAGCCGAACTCAGGCTCATCACCTGCGGCGGGACCTTCGACCGTGAGCGGCGCAGTTACCGCGACAACGTCGTCGTGTTCGCGAGCTGATCGTCACGACGCCGAGGAACGGCCGGAAACAGCGGAAAACGGCGCGGCCACCGGGATACCTCCCCGGTGGCCGCGCCTTTCCCGACCGGGGGGAGAGCCGGCGAGATGGGAGGACGTGAGAAAACGCCTCCGTCACGCGGCATAAACTGTTCACCGGTTTGGGGAGGCGAGACGGCGTGGAGATCACGACGCAAGAAGAACTGCTGGGACCGCTGCTGCTCGCGCGCAGCACCATCGATCGGTCCGCGTTGTTTCGCGGTGACGCCGAGTGGCTCAAGCGGGCATGGGAGGACGGCGCGACCCGGGTCCTGGTCGTCGACGACGGCAAGGCACTGGTCCGGCGGAGCGGGGAGGACGTCTCGCTGGTGTTGCTGCCCACGGCCGAGGCACCCGACGGGGAGCGCTACCTGCTCGGCGTGGACGCCGAGGGCATCGCCTACTTCGCCGTGTCGGCCTCGCTGCCGGGTGTCGTCCACACCTCCGCTCCCCCCAGGCGGATGGTCGCCCCGATCGCCTTCTCCTCCTTGGGAGAGGAGGAGGTCCTCGCCGTAGGACTGCGCGAGGTGGGCTCGCTGCTGGGAGATCGGGACGCGGGGCTGATGGTCTACGCGGTCGCCCTGGAGGCGTGGCACTCCACCCACGAGTTCTGCCCGCGCTGCGGGAACCGTACGGAGGTCCGGTCGGGCGGGCACGTCCGCGTCTGTTCCAAGGACGGCAGCCAGCACTTCCCCCGGGTCGATCCGGCGGTGATCATGCTGATTCACGACGATCAGGACCGGTGTCTGCTGGCCAGGGGGCCGCAGTGGCCTGAGGGGCGGCTGTCGGTGCTGGCCGGGTTCGTGGAGCCGGGCGAGTCGCTGGAGCACGCCGTGGCGCGCGAGGTGGCCGAGGAGGTCGGCGTGCGGATCGCCGAGCCCCGCTACCTGGGCAGCCAGCCCTGGCCGTTCCCCCGCAGCCTGATGCTCGGGTTCTTCGCGCGGGCCACGTCGACCGAGTTCGTGCTCGACCCCGAGGAGATCGCCGAGGCGCGCTGGTTCAGCCGCGCCGAACTGCTGGCCGCGATGGAGAGCGGAGAGGTGCGCCTGCCGTCCGAGCTCTCGATCGCCCGCAGGCTGATCGAGACCTGGTACGGCAAGCCGCTGGTCGGCGACTGGTAGCCGGCGAGACCGGTGAACGGGTGCCGTCGACCGGCGCCGGAAGTGAGGGCGAACCGGTGACCGGCGAGGCTCGCCTCAGCCGTCGATGACCGCGACGGGCACGCGCTGGACGAGGTTGCTGGCGAAGCCGCCGCGGTTCCACGGCTGCTCCAGGGGCTGGGTGCGGCCGTCGGCGTCGGTCGCCCGGACGGACAGCTCGTACCGGCCGGGTGTGGCGTCCCAGGTCCAGCTCCAGCCGCGCCAGGCCCACGGGGAGGCCTGGGCGTCCTCCAGCCGGGCCGCGCTCCAGTGCTCGCCGCCGTCGGTGCTCACCTCGACCCCGGTGACGGGAGCCCAGCCTGACCAGGCGCGGCCCTCCAGAACCACCTGGCCCGCCTTCACGAACCGCGCGCGGGACATGAAGTCGGGGAAGCCGGGAGGGATGAGCAGCGCTCGCGGCTCGATCCGGGTCACCGGATCACCGGGCCCGTCCGGGGTGTTGCCCAGCCGGTAGGCCACCACCTGCTGGTATCCGT
It includes:
- a CDS encoding class F sortase, with amino-acid sequence MRLPALGIAFCALTVVTAVTACSTEVAAHSAPVSAQVVRPPAKGDVADPVRLRVPAIGVSTRVIALRLDARNRLIAPTHFDRVGWNKAGPEPGEAGASVIAGHVDSTSGPAVFHRLGNLRPGHRIHVDRADGSVVTFTVRRLARFPKDRVPGKEVYGSTGGAELRLITCGGTFDRERRSYRDNVVVFAS
- a CDS encoding ATP-grasp domain-containing protein, with translation MRLYLTALKPTDSVTDGFLPAARALGCDVTILTDRPEHHRHPGIEVLGCDVRDARAVIDVIAHHHAPDAIFSNSDHIQAETALAAEYFGLPGKDWRACVAAKNKALTRRRLAAAGVEVVRAVRLAPGDPPPPDLPFPAVVKPREGVASEDVVLVRDAGEFVAAVRAIRDRRPGEALVVEEYLDGPLHTLETLGDGEGVQVLGGFRTRLGPPPYFVEERLDWEPPAGSDHVLRALDALGVGFGACHTEYAMTPAGPRIIEVNYRVIGDHCDFLVADLLGVPLFERILGVHLGARANGAGTADTRPGGGHGTVLSLIADCSGTVAKAPGAVVPPAGDRIRLWHRPLRAVGDRIDQSNTNRDYLGIVRAIGPDRASVDAALTAFNAENPWVIA
- the nudC gene encoding NAD(+) diphosphatase — its product is MEITTQEELLGPLLLARSTIDRSALFRGDAEWLKRAWEDGATRVLVVDDGKALVRRSGEDVSLVLLPTAEAPDGERYLLGVDAEGIAYFAVSASLPGVVHTSAPPRRMVAPIAFSSLGEEEVLAVGLREVGSLLGDRDAGLMVYAVALEAWHSTHEFCPRCGNRTEVRSGGHVRVCSKDGSQHFPRVDPAVIMLIHDDQDRCLLARGPQWPEGRLSVLAGFVEPGESLEHAVAREVAEEVGVRIAEPRYLGSQPWPFPRSLMLGFFARATSTEFVLDPEEIAEARWFSRAELLAAMESGEVRLPSELSIARRLIETWYGKPLVGDW
- a CDS encoding sensor histidine kinase, with product MSARARIVGWMLAVVGLALSVSVFAAWTVLLARLDSRVDAELANEMEKLRWYARTSSADPETLLKEYLAVNAPDRHETFFMIVDGAVPWRTYAEPPAALDTNQALVARMAAATTPERDWADSAAGQVRWAVIPVIAGGKVEASFVAVVFYDIERREVVEAVRVLALTGLIALALAGGAGWFVAGRVLAPVRLVRQTAENISDSSDLSRRLTVSGDDDVSALAATFNHMLDRLERAFAVQREFLDDAGHELRTPITVIRGHLELMGDDPRDRSETLALVADELERMKRIVDDLLVLARSEQPGFLTPDEVELADLAMSVVAKARALGERRWRVDEVAAERVTADRQRLTQALMQLVANAVRHTRPGDLIAVGSAVREGSVELWVRDSGPGVPLQDRERIFVRSVRGAGRTGAHDGAGIGLAIVRSIAKAHGGTVRVGEADGGGARFVITFPFEEAL
- a CDS encoding response regulator transcription factor encodes the protein MNRILIAEDEARIASFLEKGLRGNGFTTTVVGDGVTAYDHARTGRFDLLILDIGLPLSDGFTVLRRLREELVTIPVIILTARDSIADTVAGLEGGADDYLAKPFAFEELLARVRLRLRPERVPEATVLRVGDLGLDLRTRRANVGDRSIDLSTREFALAEVFCRHPDQVLTREQLLSHVWGFDFDPGSNVVDVYVRYLRRKLGTERIETVRGSGYRLRPG